One genomic segment of Deltaproteobacteria bacterium includes these proteins:
- the menD gene encoding 2-succinyl-5-enolpyruvyl-6-hydroxy-3-cyclohexene-1-carboxylic-acid synthase: protein MAPVSFEFPVREWLNNGWILAVSDQLFWVGGMGQPQVGNAAEVWTPDFFDASLDKRELSSWSMQIGLVALETALEFEFKDQTLARSLVSWKIDDAAKETFTQAFELIRSRIDDNQPLLKKAVPWVFREGQTATSGKIEWLVQRIRFGLRSTRGSKARLYGRWNLSRGYLGLSPEDFVNVDGARLQTMAVAGTKTLVGDSDSEVEVSSNELRSDPKEQSEHQYVVDDLETVLKNQAVVQNVVVESTEVRRFRRLLHLVTPISAQLSPAIHSSSDAIWKLVEALHPTPALGTAPRDPSLALLRRIENFQNLARKGFGAPFAVKMGNRLESVVAIRQFRWESSRTDVVKIEVGSGCGIVKGSRLEKEWLELSSKRSAVLHAFGLSAESRRPLGWSLAILRSLIEADVRRFVVCAGARNAPLVAALDTIAKLSAGFAPNSKIEVDSFFEERSAAFFALGLAKASGAAVAVVTTSGTAVTELSSAMAEADFSGVPLIALTADRPRRLRSTGAPQSIDQNGIFARFSDASVDLEEGEALSPGVIAVSLSRRRPIHINLCFEEPLLIDRESLVGPSVDLAVSLSVNLVGASAKSGNSGEISASEEDAFRAALKRRTIGGGAAIVGSLDTDEREPVAKFILRHQIPCLLEATSGLRGDPRFSLLELKAGDRDLQTWIRTSRLAQVFRFGGVPTTRVWRDLDEPLTSTQTYSVSRLRFAGLGRGEHFSAGSLNWISRLRAILNVENLSSTENGTESEAQLLLQDQLSVTKLDQVLALVPEAEPNFVRVLSEIIPHTALVYVGNSLPVRWWDWVASRKRPMGTIFANRGVNGIDGQISTALGVAAGSGCRELWIVVGDLTALYDLSGLWAAKLLSGAKLRVVVINNSGGQIFREVLKSAPCGAAPFVNSHSLKFKNWAAMWGFSYEHCSDTARLSHLSFPDRVVLEIEPDPEATEKFWRTIE from the coding sequence ATGGCACCTGTGTCCTTCGAGTTCCCGGTTCGAGAATGGCTAAACAACGGTTGGATCCTTGCGGTCAGTGATCAGCTTTTCTGGGTCGGCGGCATGGGGCAACCGCAAGTGGGCAACGCTGCTGAGGTTTGGACGCCCGATTTTTTTGATGCCTCTCTCGACAAGCGCGAGCTTTCAAGTTGGTCAATGCAAATTGGTTTAGTCGCTCTCGAGACGGCCCTCGAGTTTGAGTTTAAAGATCAGACCTTAGCCAGAAGCCTGGTTTCCTGGAAAATCGACGACGCCGCCAAAGAGACTTTCACTCAGGCGTTCGAATTGATCCGTTCAAGAATAGACGATAATCAGCCGCTGCTCAAAAAAGCAGTGCCATGGGTTTTCAGAGAAGGTCAGACGGCGACCAGTGGCAAAATTGAGTGGTTGGTCCAGCGAATCCGGTTTGGTCTTCGCTCGACGAGAGGTAGCAAAGCCCGCCTTTACGGCCGATGGAATTTGAGCAGAGGCTATCTCGGCTTGAGTCCCGAAGATTTTGTGAATGTCGATGGCGCTCGTCTGCAGACGATGGCAGTTGCCGGTACGAAGACGTTGGTCGGTGACTCGGATTCTGAAGTCGAGGTTTCGTCAAACGAGCTTCGCAGCGATCCTAAAGAACAATCTGAGCATCAGTATGTCGTGGACGATCTCGAGACGGTCCTGAAAAATCAGGCAGTAGTTCAAAATGTCGTCGTCGAATCGACCGAAGTTCGCCGCTTTCGTCGGCTTCTACATCTGGTTACTCCGATCAGTGCGCAGCTTTCTCCAGCCATTCACTCATCGAGCGACGCGATCTGGAAACTTGTCGAGGCGCTTCACCCTACACCTGCACTTGGCACCGCACCTCGCGATCCAAGTTTGGCATTACTTCGCCGCATCGAAAATTTTCAGAACTTAGCTCGAAAGGGTTTTGGTGCGCCCTTTGCCGTCAAGATGGGGAATCGACTTGAGAGCGTTGTGGCGATTCGCCAGTTTCGCTGGGAGAGTTCGCGAACGGATGTCGTTAAAATCGAAGTGGGTTCTGGTTGCGGAATTGTGAAGGGCAGTCGGCTTGAAAAAGAGTGGCTCGAACTTTCGTCCAAACGTTCGGCTGTGCTTCACGCGTTTGGTTTAAGTGCGGAGTCGCGCCGCCCTCTTGGCTGGTCGCTGGCAATACTTCGAAGTCTGATCGAAGCAGACGTTCGCCGCTTCGTTGTTTGTGCTGGTGCTCGCAATGCGCCGCTTGTGGCAGCGCTTGATACAATAGCGAAATTGAGCGCTGGTTTCGCGCCAAACTCCAAAATCGAAGTTGACTCGTTTTTTGAAGAACGTTCGGCAGCCTTTTTTGCGCTAGGGCTTGCTAAAGCCAGTGGCGCAGCTGTCGCAGTCGTTACGACTTCGGGTACGGCGGTCACGGAACTTTCCTCTGCGATGGCGGAAGCAGATTTTTCGGGTGTGCCTTTGATTGCACTTACGGCTGATCGCCCAAGAAGGCTTCGCTCCACGGGGGCGCCGCAGTCGATCGATCAGAACGGGATTTTCGCGCGGTTTTCTGATGCCTCGGTCGATCTCGAAGAAGGCGAAGCATTGTCTCCCGGGGTGATCGCCGTGTCGCTTTCCCGCCGGCGGCCGATTCATATTAATCTTTGTTTCGAAGAACCGCTTTTAATAGATAGAGAATCACTGGTAGGACCGTCAGTGGATTTAGCTGTCAGTCTATCAGTAAACTTAGTTGGCGCTTCGGCAAAATCGGGCAATTCGGGAGAAATTAGCGCAAGCGAAGAGGATGCATTCAGAGCTGCACTCAAGCGGCGCACGATCGGCGGTGGGGCCGCCATTGTGGGTTCACTCGATACAGATGAACGTGAACCAGTTGCTAAGTTTATTTTGCGTCACCAGATTCCCTGCTTACTGGAAGCGACATCGGGCTTACGCGGGGATCCGAGGTTCTCGCTGCTTGAACTAAAAGCGGGCGACCGCGATTTACAAACGTGGATTCGAACAAGTCGCTTGGCTCAGGTGTTTCGGTTTGGTGGAGTACCGACCACGCGGGTATGGCGCGATCTAGACGAACCGCTCACGTCGACCCAGACGTACTCGGTCTCTAGATTGCGATTTGCAGGATTGGGTCGTGGTGAACATTTCTCCGCTGGATCACTCAATTGGATTTCGCGGCTACGAGCAATTCTGAATGTTGAAAATCTCTCTTCGACGGAAAACGGAACGGAATCAGAAGCGCAGCTCCTGCTTCAGGACCAATTGAGCGTAACCAAACTGGATCAAGTTCTTGCGCTTGTTCCTGAAGCTGAACCAAACTTTGTCCGCGTTTTGTCAGAAATTATTCCACATACGGCACTTGTTTATGTCGGAAACAGTTTGCCGGTTCGGTGGTGGGACTGGGTCGCCAGTCGCAAACGTCCGATGGGGACTATCTTCGCAAATCGAGGGGTAAACGGAATCGACGGACAGATTTCGACCGCGCTTGGCGTTGCGGCGGGAAGTGGCTGTCGGGAGCTTTGGATCGTCGTCGGAGATCTAACTGCCCTCTACGATCTTTCGGGACTGTGGGCTGCCAAACTTTTAAGTGGGGCCAAGCTTCGAGTCGTGGTCATAAACAATTCTGGCGGCCAGATTTTCCGCGAAGTTCTTAAATCGGCCCCCTGCGGGGCTGCGCCATTTGTAAATTCACATTCTTTAAAATTTAAAAACTGGGCCGCGATGTGGGGATTTTCCTACGAACACTGCTCCGATACTGCTCGCCTAAGTCACCTGTCTTTTCCCGATCGTGTGGTTCTTGAGATAGAGCCAGATCCCGAAGCAACCGAAAAGTTTTGGAGAACAATCGAATGA